From the genome of Pseudomonas putida:
GTGGGGTTCGTCGAGGGCAGCCTGCGCAACCCGAGCTACTACCTGGAGCGGCGGATTCCGCAGTGGCTGGTAGAGGGCAGATAGCAGCACCGCCCCCTTGAGGTGTTGGAGCCTGGCCTATTCTCCGGTCGCCACACCCCGCCGCGGATCGTTGATCCATTCGCTCCACGACCCCGCATACAGCTTGCCAAGCGGATAGCCGGCCAATGCCAGGGCGAACAGGTTATGGCACGCCGTCACCCCCGAGCCGCAATACGCGACCAACTGCTCCGGCGCGCGCCCAGCCAGCGCTTGGGCAAAACGCTGCTTGAGTGCATCCGGCGGCAGGAAGCGCCCATCGGGGCCGAGGTTGTCGGTGAATGCCGCGCATTGAGCCCCCGGAATATGCCCCGCCACCGGGTCGATCGGCTCCACTTCGCCGCGGAAACGCGGCAAGGCCCGCGCATCGAGCAGGGTAAGCTCGGCGCTGCCCAGGCGCTTGGCCAAGTGCTCGGCATCGATCAGCAGCTTGGCGTCAGGCTCGCCCTCGAAGCTGCCTTCGCGCTTGACCGGGGCATCCAGGCTCAGCGGCAGGTGCGCGGCGTGCCAGGCCTTCAGGCCGCCATCAAGAATCGCCACGCCACTGCGCTTGCCGAGCCAGGCCAGCAGCCACCAGGCGCGAGCGGCG
Proteins encoded in this window:
- a CDS encoding sulfurtransferase; the encoded protein is MPLAQLITPQQLAERLGSPKLVILDCRFALEDADYGQRSYAEGHIAGAHFADLERDLSGPVSKGRTGRHPLPDAGRLVERLREWGVDDDSEVVLYDDGPGAFAARAWWLLAWLGKRSGVAILDGGLKAWHAAHLPLSLDAPVKREGSFEGEPDAKLLIDAEHLAKRLGSAELTLLDARALPRFRGEVEPIDPVAGHIPGAQCAAFTDNLGPDGRFLPPDALKQRFAQALAGRAPEQLVAYCGSGVTACHNLFALALAGYPLGKLYAGSWSEWINDPRRGVATGE